One window of Microcoleus vaginatus PCC 9802 genomic DNA carries:
- a CDS encoding DNA phosphorothioation-associated putative methyltransferase — MNYDTSTNTILDSDSLENDEKRLTPLMIFAREILLYENKVISEQDSVNAVPSPLDEITNLCVDNLLAKVARCCRESKVGKKLPTAFYVHVSALQTLSPVLVIYENCARRTLENIDEATLVKVSLHQPKISYLFYPDFDTDAHPALQTSIQINLATGEVKYFDYSNSENPPVLHRKETFVAADYPNYEKFARLTRCEEKWGLLDNTSVIGTREGWLKYLGYCGVEIQDHTVVERLKQENSELSIPKIERHKAAMVRHSLSKPLRLVLEADLVRDGATFFDYGCGYGGDIKYIAQQGYAISGWDPYYQPDTPRVCADIVNIGYVINVIESLAERRDALLNAWDLTKNLLVVAAQVLIDDSDRGQIAYGDGVITSRNTFQKYYEQEELKVYIDQVLNVDAIPVALGIYFVFRDAAEGEGFRASRFRSHLSTPRVRSQVKRFEDYAEMLAPLMAFVSDRGRLPVKGELAEESAIKEEFHSFNRAWRVILQATDADDWERIADKRRQDLLVYLALNGLGDRPSMRRLPAQIRNDIKGLFDNYQKACTLADLMLYSLGKPDIVADCCEDSAIGYKQPGSLSVHVSVLEELDPLLRLYEGCANRTIGRLDGATIIKFYARKPQISYLFYPDFDTNPHPALHTAMHIHLRDLSVSYQDYSDVYNPPILVRKEAFVSPNYPHYEKFAKLTRQEEKLGILDSGAVKKHREWVKCLEENCVKIKDHKLFWRSNADSEKLKMLQKAASERQQKKIELNPGRSEQTAEDAEEGKEDGQKVQIEAVERG, encoded by the coding sequence ATGAATTACGATACCAGTACAAACACTATTTTAGATAGCGATTCATTAGAAAATGATGAAAAACGGCTAACGCCTTTGATGATTTTTGCTCGGGAAATTTTATTGTATGAAAACAAGGTTATTTCTGAGCAAGATTCTGTAAATGCTGTGCCGTCTCCGCTCGATGAAATAACTAATTTATGTGTTGACAATCTCCTAGCAAAAGTGGCTCGCTGCTGTCGGGAAAGCAAGGTGGGAAAAAAATTACCGACGGCTTTTTACGTTCACGTTTCGGCTTTGCAGACACTCAGCCCTGTCCTCGTAATCTACGAAAATTGTGCCAGACGCACTCTCGAAAATATTGATGAAGCAACTTTAGTTAAAGTTTCACTCCATCAACCTAAAATATCTTATCTTTTTTACCCTGATTTCGATACAGATGCTCATCCTGCTTTGCAAACCAGCATCCAGATTAATCTAGCAACAGGGGAAGTTAAATATTTTGATTACAGCAACAGCGAAAATCCCCCTGTTTTGCACCGCAAGGAAACTTTTGTAGCTGCGGATTATCCCAATTACGAAAAGTTTGCGCGGCTGACTCGCTGCGAGGAAAAGTGGGGGCTGCTTGACAATACTAGCGTTATCGGCACTCGCGAAGGTTGGCTCAAATATTTGGGATATTGCGGTGTAGAAATCCAAGATCATACTGTTGTCGAGCGTTTGAAACAGGAGAATAGTGAGTTATCAATTCCTAAGATCGAGCGACACAAAGCTGCAATGGTGCGCCACTCTCTTTCTAAACCCCTGCGTCTGGTTTTAGAAGCTGATTTAGTGAGGGACGGGGCGACTTTTTTTGACTACGGTTGCGGCTACGGCGGGGATATTAAATATATTGCACAACAGGGTTATGCTATTTCTGGTTGGGACCCATACTATCAGCCGGATACTCCGCGAGTTTGTGCGGATATTGTGAATATTGGTTATGTGATTAATGTCATTGAATCTTTGGCGGAACGACGAGACGCTTTGCTGAATGCTTGGGATTTAACTAAGAATTTATTAGTTGTGGCTGCTCAGGTTTTGATTGATGATAGTGATCGAGGCCAAATTGCTTATGGGGATGGGGTGATTACTTCTCGAAATACTTTTCAGAAGTATTACGAACAAGAAGAGTTGAAGGTTTATATTGACCAAGTTTTGAATGTTGATGCAATTCCTGTGGCTTTGGGAATTTATTTTGTGTTTCGGGATGCAGCGGAGGGTGAAGGTTTTCGTGCTTCTCGGTTTCGATCGCACTTATCGACTCCCAGAGTGCGATCGCAAGTTAAGCGGTTTGAGGATTATGCGGAAATGCTCGCTCCTTTGATGGCTTTTGTGAGCGATCGAGGCCGCCTTCCGGTTAAAGGCGAACTAGCGGAAGAATCGGCGATTAAGGAGGAATTTCACAGTTTTAATCGCGCTTGGAGAGTCATTTTGCAAGCAACGGATGCGGATGATTGGGAGAGAATCGCCGACAAGCGCCGCCAAGATTTGCTGGTATATCTCGCTCTCAACGGTTTGGGCGATCGACCTTCGATGCGCCGACTCCCGGCTCAAATCCGCAACGACATCAAAGGTTTGTTTGACAATTATCAAAAAGCTTGCACTTTGGCAGATTTAATGCTATATAGTTTGGGAAAACCTGATATTGTGGCTGACTGCTGTGAAGATAGTGCGATCGGCTACAAACAGCCCGGTTCCCTTTCAGTTCACGTCTCCGTTTTAGAAGAACTAGACCCTTTGCTGCGTCTGTACGAAGGCTGCGCTAACCGCACAATTGGCAGGCTTGACGGCGCGACAATCATCAAGTTTTACGCTCGCAAACCTCAGATTTCCTATTTATTTTATCCCGATTTTGACACTAACCCGCATCCAGCCCTCCACACGGCTATGCACATACATTTGCGCGACCTTTCTGTCAGCTATCAAGACTATTCTGATGTGTACAATCCGCCCATTTTAGTGAGAAAAGAAGCTTTTGTTAGTCCTAATTATCCCCATTATGAAAAGTTTGCGAAACTCACCCGCCAAGAAGAAAAGTTAGGCATTCTCGATAGTGGCGCAGTTAAGAAACATCGGGAATGGGTTAAGTGTTTGGAGGAAAACTGCGTTAAAATTAAGGATCATAAGTTGTTTTGGCGATCGAATGCTGATTCAGAAAAATTGAAAATGCTGCAAAAAGCTGCCTCGGAACGTCAGCAGAAAAAGATTGAGTTGAATCCAGGAAGGAGTGAACAAACCGCAGAGGACGCAGAGGAGGGAAAAGAAGATGGACAAAAGGTTCAGATTGAAGCAGTTGAGCGTGGTTAG
- a CDS encoding arsenic-transporting ATPase, translating to MRLILMTGKGGVGKTSVAAATGLRCAELGYKTLVLSTDPAHSLADSFDMELGHDSRLVKPNLWGAELDALRELEGNWGAVKRYITQVLRAQGLEGVQAEELAILPGMDEIFGLVRMKRHYDEGEFDVLIIDSAPTGTALRLLSLPEVGGWYMRKFYKPLQGISAALRPLVEPIFRPLAGFSLPDKEVMDAPYEFYEQIEALEKVLTDNTVTSVRLVTNPEKMVIKESLRAHAYLSLYNVATDLVVANRIIPAEVTDPFFKRWKESQEQYRQEIHSDFMPLPVKEVPLYSEEMCGLAALERLKETLYKDEDPSQVYYKENTIKIVQENNQYSLELYLPGIAKDQIQLSKTGDELNVRIGNHRRNLVLPQALAALQPSGAKMEDDYLKIKFA from the coding sequence ATGCGCTTAATATTAATGACCGGAAAAGGCGGCGTCGGCAAAACCTCTGTAGCCGCTGCGACTGGGCTGCGATGTGCCGAATTGGGATACAAAACCCTAGTGCTGAGTACAGATCCCGCTCACTCCTTAGCCGACAGCTTTGACATGGAACTCGGACACGATTCGCGGCTGGTGAAACCGAATTTGTGGGGAGCAGAATTAGACGCTCTCAGGGAATTAGAAGGCAATTGGGGAGCAGTTAAGCGCTACATTACTCAAGTCTTGCGAGCACAGGGACTCGAAGGGGTGCAAGCTGAAGAATTAGCCATCTTGCCAGGAATGGATGAAATCTTCGGTTTAGTGCGAATGAAGCGGCATTATGACGAAGGCGAATTTGATGTTTTAATTATCGATTCTGCCCCAACTGGCACTGCATTGAGACTGCTAAGTTTGCCGGAAGTTGGCGGCTGGTACATGAGAAAATTTTACAAGCCGCTGCAAGGCATATCAGCCGCCCTTCGGCCTTTAGTTGAACCTATTTTTAGACCACTTGCAGGTTTTTCTTTACCAGACAAAGAGGTGATGGATGCACCTTACGAATTTTACGAACAAATCGAAGCTTTGGAAAAGGTTTTAACTGACAATACTGTCACTTCGGTAAGGTTAGTCACCAATCCAGAAAAAATGGTAATTAAAGAGTCTCTGCGCGCTCATGCCTATTTGAGTTTGTACAATGTAGCCACTGATTTAGTAGTAGCTAACCGGATTATTCCCGCAGAAGTAACTGACCCATTTTTTAAACGGTGGAAAGAAAGCCAGGAACAGTACCGTCAGGAAATTCACTCAGATTTCATGCCGCTGCCAGTTAAGGAAGTGCCACTTTATTCAGAAGAAATGTGCGGTTTGGCAGCTTTAGAACGGTTGAAAGAAACGCTTTACAAAGACGAAGACCCCAGTCAAGTTTATTACAAAGAAAATACGATTAAGATCGTGCAGGAAAACAATCAATATAGTCTTGAACTGTATTTGCCCGGAATTGCTAAGGATCAAATTCAGTTGAGCAAAACGGGAGATGAGTTGAATGTTCGGATTGGGAATCACCGCCGTAATTTGGTGTTGCCCCAAGCTTTAGCGGCGCTGCAACCTTCAGGGGCGAAGATGGAGGATGATTATTTGAAGATTAAGTTTGCTTAA